In Paramicrobacterium humi, the genomic stretch GGCGCCGGCGGCGAACAGCGCAAGCCACCAGCCGCGCGAGAACAGCATCAGCACAATGCACACCATGCGCACCGACATCGCGACGGAGTACTTGATCATTCGGCGCCGACGCTCCTCCTCGGGGGTCAGCCCGAGGGTGGTGATCGAGGCCTTCTTCATCCCCTCAATCGTACGTCGTTTCGGGGCTCGTAAGCTGATACCGTGACAGCGGCACGGACGATTCTCCGCTTTGCCGCCACTCGACCCCGCACCGCATTCACCGGATTGGATCGCACTATGACCACACCTCGCACCGTCCTCGTCACGGGAGGAAACCGCGGCATCGGATTCGCGATCGCCACGCAGTTCGTCGCGGAGGGGCACCGGGTCGCGGTCACGGCTCGCTCCGGCTCCGGCCCGGAGGGAGCGCTCACGGTCACGGCGGATGTGACGGATGCCGCGAGCGTCGACGCCGCCTTCACCGAGGTGGAGGCGAAGCTCGGCCCGGTCGAGGTCGTCGTCGCGAACGCCGGCGTCACCCGTGACACGCTGCTCATGCGCATGAGCGAGGAGGACTTCGACACGGTTGTCGACACCAATCTCGGCGGCTCCTTCCGCGTCGTCAAGCGCGCGTCGAAGGGCATGCTCAAGGCGCGCTTCGGCCGCGTGATCTTCATCTCGAGCGTCGTGGGGCTGTTCGGCTCCGCAGGGCAAGTGAACTACGCCGCTTCCAAGGCGGGTCTCGTCGGGATGGCGCGCTCGATCACCCGTGAGCTGGGCGCACGCGGGATCACGGCAAACGTCGTCGCCCCTGGCTTCATTCAGACGGACATGACGGCTGAGCTGCCGGAAGCGACGCAGGCGGAGTACAAGAAGAGCATCCCCGCTGGCCGATTCGCCTCCGTCGACGAGGTCGCGCGCGTCGTCACATGGCTCGCGGGCGAGGACGCCGGCTACATCTCCGGCGCCGTCATCCCCGTCGACGGCGGCCTCGGCATGGGCCACTGACCGCGGGCGCGGCCTACGCGTCAGCCGCGCAGACCGAGAACGGGCAGCAGCTCGGCCAGGTCGACGCGCTCGAGCGCGAGCCGCGCCTGCCGGCGCACGGCGGGCTTCGCGTTGAAGGCGACGCTCAGCCCCGCGCACGCCATCATCGTGAGGTCGTTCGCCCCGTCGCCCACGGCGATGGTCTTGCGGCGTGGGATGCCCGCGGCATCCGCCCACTCGATCAGGGAACGCGCCTTCGTCTCGGCGTCGACGATGTCGCCCGACACGCGACCGGTCAGCGTGCCGTCGCTCACCTCGAGCCGGTTGGCA encodes the following:
- a CDS encoding DUF3099 domain-containing protein; amino-acid sequence: MKKASITTLGLTPEEERRRRMIKYSVAMSVRMVCIVLMLFSRGWWLALFAAGAIVLPYLAVVIANTPLRTSRSVERPGGVVQVRPPADKGGDGSPGAERKAS
- the fabG gene encoding 3-oxoacyl-ACP reductase FabG, which codes for MTTPRTVLVTGGNRGIGFAIATQFVAEGHRVAVTARSGSGPEGALTVTADVTDAASVDAAFTEVEAKLGPVEVVVANAGVTRDTLLMRMSEEDFDTVVDTNLGGSFRVVKRASKGMLKARFGRVIFISSVVGLFGSAGQVNYAASKAGLVGMARSITRELGARGITANVVAPGFIQTDMTAELPEATQAEYKKSIPAGRFASVDEVARVVTWLAGEDAGYISGAVIPVDGGLGMGH